The Marinobacter halotolerans genome includes a window with the following:
- a CDS encoding CHASE2 domain-containing protein, whose amino-acid sequence MMPIRTTPWTLGLPLLLMLWLAHAFDIPQRLNFWLYDSLITAYPSSIAPDIALVAIDEKSLDQLGQWPWPRETHGRLIEQLDAAGADTIVFDILFSEPAPGDRSLANTMEAHGRVVLPLHLSPPSTNQLLATHPPAPLLAQAAASVGHAHVELDEDGIARGLYLRNGLGDRLWPSLALATHQMEAPAPSQARAAPYTNIRQLFRAVPLAGASGTITSYSYADVLSGPPSPDRFEGKTVFVGATAAGFGDILPTPFSGLRQPLSGVEFHANAYSALSKGELISRVPMAASFALAGAILLLLAIALPRMRPARALGLCLSAGLGLVIAYGLLLFIAELWLSVAHALIIALLAIPVSSGLRLAMTNRFLNRQLDELAHGPSMALPSASGRHPLQLMSHLRALLQPEGWLVAQDEETIEAQGFRLADAPALETEGRWVHRNNQSWIRLTRHPVRYTLGLKLPNDLSREAIQRYLQRLPLAENSPGAPDISPRENISARIERVRKATAQMSQMQQFIHRSFESMPDGIIVTDELGVIRFANRHIEEWFGEPMPSLNGLPLARLLDGHDPRESTPWHETVSETLTLAQARTVDLQLANKAFLIHFAPFALPGGDQSGIIANVSDISELREQQRQHREAIDFISHDVRSPLVSQLALIEQLKRNQGQVETSQLDQLGMLARRSYNLAEEFVQLARAEQLTETRFYECEFLAIAENARDSVSEQAAEKGIQLVLNGQEDLWLKGNAELLERAVINLITNAVQYSPRGSTVTVQVFNAGHEACLTVSDEGEGIAEDEMPHLFSRYRRQKSSELSGNHGTGLGLSFVNVVVEKHRGTIAVDSRLGAGSAFSLKLPMVHPVN is encoded by the coding sequence AGCTTGATGCGGCGGGCGCCGATACCATTGTTTTCGACATTCTGTTTTCCGAACCTGCCCCGGGGGATCGCTCCCTGGCCAATACCATGGAGGCCCACGGCAGGGTTGTTCTGCCCCTGCACCTGTCGCCACCGTCCACCAACCAGTTGTTGGCCACCCATCCCCCTGCCCCGCTTCTGGCTCAGGCCGCGGCGTCGGTCGGGCATGCTCACGTTGAGCTGGACGAGGACGGCATCGCACGCGGACTTTACCTTCGCAACGGCCTTGGCGACCGTCTCTGGCCCAGCCTTGCACTTGCGACCCATCAAATGGAAGCGCCCGCACCATCACAGGCGCGGGCCGCTCCCTACACCAATATCCGTCAGTTGTTTCGGGCGGTTCCCCTGGCTGGAGCTTCCGGCACCATCACGTCCTATTCCTATGCCGACGTACTTTCCGGGCCGCCTTCCCCTGACCGCTTTGAAGGCAAGACCGTTTTTGTCGGCGCAACTGCGGCCGGTTTTGGCGACATCCTGCCCACACCGTTTTCCGGGCTTCGTCAGCCACTGTCCGGCGTGGAATTTCATGCCAATGCCTACTCCGCCCTCAGTAAAGGCGAGTTGATCAGCCGCGTACCGATGGCCGCGTCCTTTGCACTTGCAGGGGCGATTCTGCTTTTGCTGGCGATAGCCCTGCCACGAATGCGGCCAGCGAGGGCTCTAGGGCTCTGTTTATCCGCCGGCCTGGGGCTGGTGATAGCCTATGGGCTACTGTTGTTCATCGCGGAACTGTGGCTGTCAGTCGCTCACGCGCTGATCATTGCCCTGCTCGCCATTCCGGTTTCCAGCGGGTTACGTCTGGCCATGACCAACCGGTTCCTGAACCGCCAACTCGATGAACTCGCCCATGGGCCTTCCATGGCGCTGCCCAGCGCCTCTGGCAGACACCCTCTCCAGCTTATGTCTCACCTTCGTGCACTCCTTCAGCCGGAAGGCTGGCTGGTGGCGCAGGACGAAGAAACCATCGAGGCTCAGGGCTTCCGTCTTGCAGACGCACCGGCATTGGAAACAGAAGGAAGGTGGGTTCATCGGAATAACCAAAGTTGGATCCGCCTGACCCGCCATCCGGTTCGCTACACCTTAGGCCTGAAACTACCCAACGATCTCAGCCGGGAAGCCATTCAACGGTATCTGCAACGACTGCCGCTGGCAGAAAATAGTCCAGGAGCACCAGACATATCGCCGCGGGAAAACATCTCCGCCCGCATTGAGAGGGTTCGCAAGGCCACCGCCCAGATGAGCCAGATGCAGCAGTTCATTCACCGCAGCTTTGAAAGCATGCCTGACGGCATCATCGTGACGGACGAACTGGGGGTTATCCGCTTTGCCAACCGACATATCGAGGAATGGTTCGGTGAGCCCATGCCCAGCCTCAACGGCTTGCCACTGGCGCGCCTGCTTGACGGCCACGATCCCAGGGAAAGCACCCCCTGGCATGAAACCGTTTCAGAGACCCTGACCTTAGCCCAGGCCCGGACGGTAGACCTGCAACTGGCCAACAAGGCCTTCCTGATTCACTTTGCACCCTTCGCCCTGCCGGGCGGCGACCAGAGCGGCATCATTGCCAATGTGTCCGACATCTCGGAACTGCGGGAACAACAGCGTCAGCATCGTGAGGCCATCGACTTCATTTCCCATGATGTGCGCTCGCCACTGGTCTCGCAGCTTGCATTGATAGAACAGCTCAAACGCAACCAAGGTCAGGTTGAAACAAGCCAACTCGACCAGCTCGGTATGCTTGCCCGGCGAAGCTATAATCTTGCAGAAGAGTTTGTGCAGCTGGCCCGGGCGGAGCAACTTACCGAGACGCGGTTTTACGAATGCGAGTTTCTGGCCATCGCTGAAAATGCCCGGGACAGCGTCAGCGAACAGGCTGCTGAGAAAGGGATCCAACTGGTTCTCAACGGGCAGGAAGATCTCTGGCTGAAAGGTAATGCGGAGTTGCTGGAACGGGCAGTTATCAACCTGATAACCAATGCGGTCCAGTATAGCCCTCGCGGTTCCACCGTCACGGTTCAGGTGTTCAATGCCGGCCATGAGGCCTGCCTGACCGTGAGCGACGAAGGCGAAGGAATTGCTGAAGACGAGATGCCCCACCTGTTCAGCCGTTACCGTCGCCAGAAGAGCAGCGAGCTGTCGGGCAATCACGGCACCGGGCTGGGGCTATCCTTTGTAAACGTGGTGGTGGAGAAACACCGGGGAACCATCGCCGTGGACTCGAGGCTGGGCGCCGGTTCCGCGTTCAGCCTGAAGCTGCCGATGGTTCATCCGGTAAACTGA
- a CDS encoding fibronectin type III domain-containing protein, which translates to MSKAGIAAVVFGIALAGCGGGSSDETGTQSSGGQQTLERSAALSWNAPDQRQNGEGLKMGELAGYVINYGQDPENLDKSVVIDNASTMEYTVKNLGVGTWHFSVQVEDTSGLMSPPSDLVSKTIKG; encoded by the coding sequence ATGTCAAAGGCAGGGATCGCCGCGGTAGTATTCGGAATCGCCCTGGCTGGATGTGGTGGCGGTTCTTCCGACGAGACTGGTACGCAGAGTTCCGGTGGCCAGCAAACCCTGGAGCGCTCTGCAGCGCTGAGCTGGAATGCTCCCGATCAGCGCCAGAATGGTGAAGGTCTGAAAATGGGGGAGCTGGCTGGTTACGTGATCAACTATGGCCAGGATCCGGAGAACCTGGATAAGTCTGTCGTGATCGATAATGCAAGCACCATGGAATACACCGTGAAGAACCTGGGTGTTGGTACTTGGCATTTCAGTGTCCAGGTTGAAGACACGAGCGGCCTGATGAGCCCTCCCTCCGACCTGGTGAGCAAAACCATCAAGGGCTGA
- the rnhB gene encoding ribonuclease HII produces MAKKPPLPPFVCRYQGRLLAGVDEVGRGPLVGAVVTAAVILDPDRPIAGLADSKKLSEKRREALYEQIIERAAAWSLGRCEAREIDQLNIYQATMLAMKRAVEGLHIAPEYVLVDGNRCPDWHWRSEPVIKGDSRVEAISAASILAKVTRDREMNALHEHFPEYGFAGHKGYPTPTHMDALNQYGATTEHRRSFRPVQEAIDAVGFNVGKVAGTEPFPLDLFENID; encoded by the coding sequence ATGGCAAAGAAGCCCCCGTTGCCGCCTTTTGTCTGCCGTTATCAGGGGCGTCTGCTGGCAGGTGTTGACGAGGTGGGGCGGGGTCCACTTGTAGGAGCCGTTGTGACAGCGGCCGTGATCCTTGACCCGGATCGCCCTATTGCCGGACTTGCCGATTCCAAGAAGCTTTCGGAAAAGCGCAGAGAGGCGCTATACGAGCAGATCATCGAACGGGCCGCTGCCTGGAGCCTGGGCCGCTGTGAAGCCCGGGAAATCGACCAGCTCAATATCTACCAGGCAACCATGCTGGCCATGAAGCGGGCAGTGGAGGGGCTTCACATTGCTCCGGAATATGTCCTGGTGGATGGCAACCGTTGTCCGGACTGGCATTGGCGGTCAGAGCCGGTGATCAAGGGTGATAGTCGGGTTGAGGCCATCAGTGCGGCGTCTATCCTGGCCAAGGTCACCCGGGACCGCGAAATGAACGCCCTGCACGAGCACTTTCCCGAATACGGCTTCGCCGGCCACAAGGGATATCCCACACCGACCCATATGGATGCGCTAAATCAGTACGGCGCCACCACAGAGCACAGGCGTTCTTTTCGTCCTGTGCAGGAAGCCATTGATGCCGTGGGGTTTAACGTGGGCAAGGTTGCTGGAACAGAGCCTTTCCCGCTGGATCTGTTTGAAAATATCGATTGA